Proteins encoded together in one Candidatus Sulfotelmatobacter sp. window:
- a CDS encoding PilT/PilU family type 4a pilus ATPase, which yields METAAKTAPAPVASQAKPIPAPALLHAMLKVPGKVSDLIMSPGSFPMVELSGKLVPVKISGTGPLTAEDTSRIAYELINGNKQATDALQTLGSCDISYRLPGHSRFRVNVFQQRGTHAIVMRVIPQHIPTFDELHLPPQLADLAALKNGVVLVTGPTGSGKSSTLAALVDRINETHAYHILTIEDPIEFMHKHKRSIIHQRELHSDTPSFALALRAALRQAPKVILVGEMRDKETIEIALEAAETGHLVLSTLHTIDASKTVERIVGVFPMAEQHTIRNRLSKSFRAVVSQRLIPRKDGSGRIAMVEILKSTLRTREYVEKGEQGGKTLLEAMEDGAEDGMQHFDGEIDKLVRAGVVDLDTGLAYATNPGNLRLALADMADVPTKA from the coding sequence ATGGAAACCGCGGCAAAAACTGCCCCAGCGCCTGTTGCGTCTCAAGCCAAGCCCATCCCCGCGCCTGCGCTGCTGCACGCCATGCTGAAGGTACCCGGCAAGGTCAGCGACTTGATCATGTCACCGGGCAGCTTTCCTATGGTGGAACTCTCCGGCAAATTGGTTCCGGTGAAAATCTCTGGGACCGGACCGTTAACTGCGGAAGACACCAGCCGGATCGCTTACGAGCTAATCAACGGCAACAAACAGGCCACCGACGCCTTGCAAACTCTAGGCTCATGCGACATCTCATATCGTCTGCCCGGCCATTCCCGTTTTCGGGTCAACGTGTTTCAACAACGCGGGACGCATGCGATAGTGATGCGCGTAATACCGCAGCACATTCCCACCTTCGACGAACTGCACTTGCCGCCTCAACTCGCAGATCTGGCCGCCCTTAAAAATGGTGTCGTTCTGGTGACTGGACCCACCGGATCGGGAAAATCCTCGACCCTCGCCGCGCTGGTCGACCGCATCAATGAGACGCACGCTTATCACATTCTTACGATCGAAGACCCGATCGAGTTCATGCACAAGCACAAGCGCTCGATCATTCACCAGCGGGAACTGCACAGCGACACGCCAAGCTTTGCGCTGGCGCTGCGAGCCGCGCTGCGGCAAGCGCCGAAAGTCATCCTGGTGGGTGAAATGCGGGATAAGGAAACCATCGAAATCGCGCTGGAGGCGGCCGAGACGGGCCACCTGGTGCTCTCTACCCTCCACACGATAGACGCCTCGAAAACTGTCGAACGAATTGTGGGAGTCTTTCCGATGGCAGAACAACACACCATTCGCAACCGGTTGTCGAAGAGCTTTCGCGCCGTCGTTTCGCAGCGCCTGATACCGCGCAAGGATGGAAGCGGGCGCATCGCCATGGTGGAAATCCTGAAATCCACGCTCCGCACTCGCGAGTATGTCGAGAAAGGCGAACAGGGCGGAAAGACACTGCTCGAAGCCATGGAAGACGGAGCGGAGGACGGCATGCAGCACTTCGATGGCGAGATCGACAAACTTGTCCGGGCGGGCGTCGTCGACCTGGATACCGGACTCGCCTACGCCACGAATCCGGGGAACCTGCGCCTGGCGCTGGCCGACATGGCCGATGTCCCAACGAAAGCTTAG